From one Pempheris klunzingeri isolate RE-2024b chromosome 9, fPemKlu1.hap1, whole genome shotgun sequence genomic stretch:
- the atp7a gene encoding copper-transporting ATPase 1: MTQKVSLCSVCIGVEGMTCGSCVQSIEQRIGSLPGVIHIKVSLEQKNATVVFDHSQHSPESLTEAIKDMGFESSLSESSTATPVSTDTQLIPTSGLTHAAQQEALEKLLQIQGVLDVRESPAQKGLTVTFVPSLTSSQQLSEAVASVAPPEIPTSSSSMQVGPTSPPSNNTGGGAVLLKLRIEGMTCHSCSTVIEGKAGKLKGIEKIKVVLETQEATIVYLPYLITVQTIIDQIAMAGFQASVKSKPRPLQLSPGEIKRLVDSQKPTVSTPSDTSEETEIFIDTTLTMLRVKGMHCRSCVNNIQDNISMLPGVSSVEVSLEKEMASICYDPLKITVAQLQQAIEALPPGNFKTQPWDTSGPLNPVSTSSTPALSSPRPARATQAKPAASQPCFTQPLASIVDIHIEGMTCSSCVQSIEGMISQKKGVMSARVSLADHQGVFEYDPLLTTPEELKEAIEDMGFDAFLPETNSLLTAPDPGLSKSSSLAPMKDKQLDGDLQKETPQGCNGDKHSKCYIQIGGMTCASCVANIERNLKNESGIYSVLVALMASKAEVRFNPELIDPGRIAECVEELGFTASVMENYEGSDGNLELVVRGMTCASCVHKIESSLMREKGIIYASVALATNKAHIKYDSEIIGPRDIIKLVENLGFDASLVKRDRTASHLDHSKEIRQWRKSFLISLIFCVPVMGMMTYMIIMDHQMNASHQHNATAEDRNHYHSTMFLERQLLPGLSIMNLLSFLFCVPVQFIGGRYFYIQAYKAVKHKSANMDVLIVLATSIAFSYSLVVLLVAMVEKAKVNPITFFDTPPMLFVFISLGRWLEQIAKSKTSEALSKLMSLQATEATVVTLGSDKSILSEEQVDVELVQRGDVVKVVPGGKFPVDGRVIEGHSMADESLITGEAMPVTKKPGSSVIAGSINQNGSLLVSATHVGSDTTLSQIVKLVEEAQTSKAPIQQYADKISGYFVPFIVGISVLTLIAWTIIGFLDFSLVEEYFPGYDKSISRTEAVIRFAFQASITVLCIACPCSLGLATPTAVMVGTGVGAQNGILIKGGEPLEMAHKVQSVVFDKTGTITYGAPKVIQVKIVVEGNKMPRSRLLAIVGTAENNSEHPLGSAITKYCKQELGTESLGACTDFQAVPGCGIRCQVSNTETLLKQADSDSEDNNQRNNVLVQISDTRMSTTSHPLIMDPQPLSLVQSAAYVVLIGNREWMRRNCLQIRPDIDEAMTEHERRGRTAVLVAVDNTLCAMIAIADTVKPEAELAVRTLTSMGLEVVLMTGDNSKTARAIAAQVGIRKVFAEVLPSHKVAKVEQLQQAGKRVAMVGDGVNDSPALAMADVGIAIGTGTDVAIEAADVVLIRNDLLDVVGSIDLSKKTVKRIRINFVFALIYNLVGIPIAAGVFLPIGLVLQPWMGSAAMALSSVSVVVSSLLLKCYTKPTAEKLEARLGNSRRQGSLSDVSVHIGMGEMRRPSPKLSLLDRIVNYSRASINSLRSDKHSLNSLVLSEPDKHTLLVGEALCEEEFC, from the exons ATGACGCAGAAAGTCagtctgtgttcagtgtgtatTGGAGTGGAGGGTATGACTTGTGGCTCCTGCGTCCAGTCCATAGAGCAGCGCATTGGGTCTCTCCCCGGAGTGATACATATAAAG gtGTCTTTAGAGCAGAAGAATGCCACTGTTGTATTTGACCACAGCCAGCACAGCCCAGAATCTTTGACAGAGGCCATCAAGGACATGGGTTTTGAATCAAGCCTATCAGAGTCCAGCACAGCCACACCCGTCTCTACAGATACCCAGCTGATCCCCACTTCAGGCCTGACACATGCAGCCCAACAGGAGGCTTTGGAGAAGCTACTCCAGATTCAGGGAGTGCTGGATGTCAGAGAGAGCCCGGCCCAGAAGGGTCTCACCGTCACCTTTGTTCCTTCCCTGACTTCTTCGCAGCAGCTGAGTGAGGCGGTGGCCAGCGTAGCGCCTCCGGAGATCCCCACATCCAGCAGTTCAATGCAAGTAGGCCCAACCTCGCCCCCCTCTAACAACACGGGAGGCGGGGCGGTGCTCTTGAAGTTGCGCATTGAAGGAATGACCTGTCACTCCTGCTCCACCGTTATTGAAGGGAAGGCTGGAAAACTGAAAGGAATTGAAAAGATCAAAG TTGTTTTAGAGACTCAGGAAGCTACCATTGTGTACCTGCCTTACCTCATCACTGTCCAAACGATCATCGACCAGATTGCTATGGCTGGCTTCCAGGCGTCTGTCAAGTCCAAGCCTCGCCCTCTGCAGCTGTCCCCCGGCGAAATCAAACGTCTTGTTGATTCTCAAAAACCAACCGTTTCAACGCCATCAGACAcatcagaggagacagaaaTCTTCATAGACACGACACTTACCATGCTCAGGGTGAAAGGCATGCACTGCCGTTCATGTGTGAACAATATCCAAGACAATATCTCTATGCTGCCTGGTGTCTCCTCTGTGGAGGTCTCTCTGGAGAAGGAGATGGCCTCCATCTGCTATGATCCTCTAAAGATCACAGTGGCTCAGTTACAGCAGGCAATTGAGGCACTGCCTCCAGGAAACTTCAAGACGCAGCCCTGGGACACCTCTGGCCCTCTCAATCCCGTATCGACATCATCCACGCCTGCTTTATCATCTCCTCGGCCTGCAAGAGCAACTCAGGCCAAACCTGCTGCCTCACAGCCTTGTTTCACCCAGCCTCTGGCATCCATAGTTGATATTCACATCGAGGGAATGAcatgcagctcctgtgtccagtCCATCGAAGGCATGATCTCCCAAAAGAAGGGGGTGATGTCAGCCCGTGTCTCTCTGGCTGATCACCAGGGGGTTTTCGAGTATGATCCCCTGCTGACCACAccagaggagctgaaggaggccATAGAGGACATGGGTTTTGACGCCTTCCTACCTG AGACGAATTCTTTACTTACTGCACCTGATCCCGGTCTCTCAAAGTCCTCAAGTCTAGCACCTATGAAAGATAAGCAGCTGGACGGTGACCTACAAAAAGAAACCCCCCAGGGATGCAACGGAGACAAACACTCTAAGTGCTACATCCAGATTGGAGGGATGACATGTGCTTCCTGTGTGGCAAACATCGAGCGAAACCTCAAGAATGAATCTG GTATCTACTCGGTTCTGGTTGCGCTGATGGCCAGTAAAGCAGAGGTGCGTTTTAACCCTGAACTCATCGACCCTGGGAGGATAGCGGAGTGCGTGGAAGAGCTGGGCTTCACCGCCTCGGTTATGGAGAACTATGAAGGCTCAGATGGAAACCTGGAACTAGTG GTCAGGGGAATGACGTGTGCCTCTTGTGTTCACAAAATCGAATCCAGCCTCATGAGAGAAAAGGGGATTATATATGCCTCTGTTGCCTTGGCAACCAACAAAGCACACATTAAGTACGACTCTGAAATCATAGGGCCGCGAGACATCATCAAGCTGGTTGAG AATCTGGGGTTCGATGCATCTTTGGTAAAGAGAGATCGCACTGCCAGCCACCTAGACCACAGCAAAGAGATACGACA ATGGAGGAAATCGTTCCTGATTAGCTTGATTTTCTGTGTGCCTGTGATGGGCATGATGACCTACATGATTATCATGGACCACCAGATGAATGCTTCACATCAACACAACGCCACAGCCGAGGACCGTAACCACTATCACTCAACCATGTTCCTCGAGAGACAGCTGCTCCCGGGCCTCTCCATCATgaacctcctctccttcctcttctgtgtGCCTGTACAG TTTATTGGAGGTCGCTACTTCTACATTCAAGCCTACAAAGCAGTCAAACACAAATCCGCCAACATGGATGTGCTGATAGTTCTGGCTACCTCCATAGCCTTCAGCTACTCACTGGTCGTCCTTCTAGTGGCCATGGTGGAGAAGGCAAAAGTCAACCCCATCACCTTCTTCGACACACCGCCGATGCTCTTCGTCTTCATTTCCCTGGGACGCTGGCTGGAACAGATAGCCAAG AGTAAGACGTCTGAGGCTTTGTCCAAGCTGATGTCGCTACAAGCAACCGAGGCCACAGTAGTCACCCTCGGCAGCGACAAGTCTATTCTCAG tgaggAGCAGGTGGATGTTGAGCTCGTGCAGAGGGGCGATGTGGTGAAAGTCGTTCCTGGAGGGAAGTTTCCAGTAGATGGGAGGGTCATTGAGGGACACTCCATGGCTGACGAGTCTCTCATCACAG GTGAGGCCATGCCAGTGACTAAGAAGCCCGGCAGCTCTGTGATAGCAGGCTCCATTAACCAGAACGGCTCTCTGCTCGTCAGCGCTACACATGTCGGCTCGGACACCACGCTGTCTCAGATTGTCAAACTGGTGGAGGAGGCTCAGACTTCAAAG gctCCCATCCAGCAGTACGCAGACAAGATCAGTGGCTACTTTGTACCCTTCATTGTTGGCATATCCGTCCTGACGCTGATCGCCTGGACCATCATTGGGTTTTTAGACTTCTCTCTAGTGGAGGAATACTTTCCT GGTTATGACAAGAGCATCTCCAGGACCGAGGCAGTGATTCGCTTCGCCTTCCAGGCCTCCATAACAGTGTTATGCATCGCCTGTCCCTGTTCCCTTGGCTTAGCAACCCCGACAGCTGTCATGGTGGGCACAGGGGTTGGAGCCCAAAATGGCATCCTGATAAAAGGAGGAGAGCCACTCGAGATGGCACATAAG GTCCAGTCAGTGGTGTTCGATAAGACTGGGACCATCACTTATGGTGCTCCGAAAGTTATCCAAGTCAAGATAGTTGTGGAGGGGAACAAAATGCCTCGTTCCCGACTGCTGGCCATTGTTGGTACAGCTGAGAACAACAGCGAACACCCTCTGGGATCAGCTATCACCAAATACTGTAAACAG GAGCTCGGCACAGAGTCTCTTGGAGCATGCACAGACTTTCAGGCAGTGCCGGGCTGTGGCATTCGATGTCAGGTCAGCAACACAGAGACGCTGCTGAAACAAGCGGACAGCGACAGCGAGGATAACAACCAGCGCAACAACGTCCTCGTCCAGATCAGTGACACCAGGATGTCCACCACGTCCCATCCACTCATTATGGACCCACAGCCACTTA GCCTCGTCCAGTCGGCCGCCTACGTCGTCCTGATTGGCAATAGagagtggatgaggaggaacTGCCTGCAGATCAGGCCAGATATAGATGAGGCCATGACGGAGCATGAGCGCAGGGGACGCACCGCCGTCCTGGTAGCCGTAGACA acacactgtgtgcaATGATAGCCATCGCAGACACAGTGAAACCAGAGGCTGAGCTGGCAGTCCGCACCCTGACCAGCATGGGTCTGGAAGTTGTGCTGATGACTGGAGACAACAGCAAGACAGCACGGGCCATTGCTGCGCAG GTGGGTATCAGGAAGGTGTTCGCCGAGGTGTTGCCCTCCCACAAGGTGGCAAAGGTGGAACAGCTGCAGCAAGCAGGAAAGAGAGTCGCCATGGTAGGCGACGGCGTCAACGACTCACCTGCTCTGGCCATGGCTGACGTGGGCATCGCCATAGGAACCGGGACAGATGTGGCCATAGAGGCAGCAGATGTAGTGTTGATAAGG AATGACCTCCTGGATGTTGTGGGCAGCATTGATCTCTCTAAAAAGACTGTCAAGAGGATCAGGATCAACTTTGTATTTGCTCTTATCTACAACCTTGTTGGCATTCCTATCGCTGCTG GTGTATTCCTTCCCATTGGTCTGGTGTTACAGCCATGGATGGGCTCGGCTGCGATGGCGCTGtcatctgtctctgtggttgtgtCCTCCCTTCTGCTCAAATG CTACACTAAACCCACCGCTGAGAAGTTGGAGGCCAGACTGGGTAACAGCAGGCGGCAGGGCAGTCTGTCCGATGTCAGCGTCCACATCGGCATGGGCGAAATGCGCCGTCCCTCCCCCAAACTCAGCCTTCTGGACCGCATTGTCAATTATAGCCGTGCCTCCATCAACTCTCTGCGCTCTGACAAGCACTCACTCAACAGCTTGGTGCTCAGTGAGcccgacaaacacacactactgGTGGGGGAGGCGCTATGTGAGGAGGAGTTTTGCTGA
- the fbxl3l gene encoding F-box/LRR-repeat protein 3 isoform X1: MSICFRMKRGRTGLRSKCEAFSSYREKAKRQKRGASGFTLTPAQDWGNLPHHVVLQIFQHLSLVDRARASSVCRCWNDVFHTPDLWRRFEFELNQPATSYLRSTHPDLIQQIIKKHAQHLQYVSFKVDSCTESAEAACDILSQLVNCTIKTLGLISTARPSFMDVSQAHFVSALTVVFVNSKSLSSIKIDDTPVDDPSLKVLVANNSDTLKLLKMSSCPHVSPAGILCVADQCHGLRELALNYHLLSDDLLLALSSEKHVHLEHLRIDVVSENPGQTHFHTIKRSSWEALVRHSPKVNIVMYFYLYEEEFEPFFREETPVTHLYFGRAVSKEMLGRIGLNCPRLVELVVCANGLEPLDEELIRIAERCKSLTAIGLGECEVTCSGFVEFVRMCGGRLTQLSIMEEVLIPDSSYNMEQIHSEVSKHLGRMWFPDMMPTW; the protein is encoded by the exons ATGTCAATTTGTTTCAGGATGAAACGAGGAAGGACAGGTCTCAGATCAAAGTGCGAGGCCTTCTCCTCCTATAGGGAAAAGGCGAAGAGGCAGAAGCGGGGGGCGTCCGGCTTCACCCTGACTCCAGCACAGGATTGGGGTAATCTGCCCCATCACGTCGTCCTGCAGATCTTTCAACATCTGTCCCTCGTGGACCGGGCCAGGGCCTCGTCTGTGTGCCGCTGCTGGAATGACGTCTTTCACACCCCTGACCTGTGGAGGAGGTTTGAGTTTGAGCTCAACCAGCCGGCCACTTCCTATCTGCGCTCCACTCACCCTGACCTGATTCAGCAGATCATCAAGAAGCATGCTCAGCACCTGCAGTACGTCAGCTTCAAG GTGGACAGCTGCACAGAATCTGCAGAGGCGGCCTGTGACATTCTCTCCCAGCTGGTGAACTGTACCATTAAGACCCTGGGGCTGATTTCCACAGCACGGCCCAGCTTCATGGACGTGTCCCAG GCCCACTTTGTGTCTGCGCTGACGGTGGTGTTTGTCAACTCCAAGTCCCTTTCCTCTATCAAAATTGATGATACACCAGTGGACGACCCGTCCCTGAAGGTGCTGGTCGCCAACAACAGTGACACCCTGAAGTTGCTGAAGATGAGCAGCTGTCCGCACGTCTCCCCAGCAG GTATCCTGTGTGTTGCAGACCAGTGCCACGGACTCAGGGAGCTGGCGTTGAACTACCATCTGCTGAGTGATGACCTCTTGCTTGCCCTCTCCTCTGAAAAGCACGTCCACTTGGAGCACCTGCGCATCGACGTGGTGAGCGAAAACCCCGGCcagacacattttcacaccatCAAAAGAAGCAGCTGGGAGGCTCTGGTCCGACACTCACCCAAGGTCAACATCGTCATGTACTTCTATCTCTACGAGGAGGAGTTTGAGCCCTTCTTCAGAGAGGAGACTCCAGTCACCCACCTGTACTTTGGCCGGGCAGTCAGCAAAGAGATGCTGGGCCGCATCGGACTGAACTGCCCTCggctggtggagctggtggtgTGCGCCAACGGCCTTGAGCCCCTGGATGAGGAGCTGATCCGCATCGCTGAGCGCTGCAAAAGCTTGACGGCCATCGGGCTCGGAGAGTGTGAGGTGACCTGCAGTGGCTTTGTGGAGTTTGTGAGGATGTGCGGGGGCAGGCTGACTCAGCTGTCGATCATGGAGGAGGTGCTGATcccagacagcagctacaacatgGAGCAGATCCACAGTGAGGTGTCCAAGCACCTGGGCCGCATGTGGTTCCCCGATATGATGCCCACATGGTAG
- the fbxl3l gene encoding F-box/LRR-repeat protein 3 isoform X2 — protein MKRGRTGLRSKCEAFSSYREKAKRQKRGASGFTLTPAQDWGNLPHHVVLQIFQHLSLVDRARASSVCRCWNDVFHTPDLWRRFEFELNQPATSYLRSTHPDLIQQIIKKHAQHLQYVSFKVDSCTESAEAACDILSQLVNCTIKTLGLISTARPSFMDVSQAHFVSALTVVFVNSKSLSSIKIDDTPVDDPSLKVLVANNSDTLKLLKMSSCPHVSPAGILCVADQCHGLRELALNYHLLSDDLLLALSSEKHVHLEHLRIDVVSENPGQTHFHTIKRSSWEALVRHSPKVNIVMYFYLYEEEFEPFFREETPVTHLYFGRAVSKEMLGRIGLNCPRLVELVVCANGLEPLDEELIRIAERCKSLTAIGLGECEVTCSGFVEFVRMCGGRLTQLSIMEEVLIPDSSYNMEQIHSEVSKHLGRMWFPDMMPTW, from the exons ATGAAACGAGGAAGGACAGGTCTCAGATCAAAGTGCGAGGCCTTCTCCTCCTATAGGGAAAAGGCGAAGAGGCAGAAGCGGGGGGCGTCCGGCTTCACCCTGACTCCAGCACAGGATTGGGGTAATCTGCCCCATCACGTCGTCCTGCAGATCTTTCAACATCTGTCCCTCGTGGACCGGGCCAGGGCCTCGTCTGTGTGCCGCTGCTGGAATGACGTCTTTCACACCCCTGACCTGTGGAGGAGGTTTGAGTTTGAGCTCAACCAGCCGGCCACTTCCTATCTGCGCTCCACTCACCCTGACCTGATTCAGCAGATCATCAAGAAGCATGCTCAGCACCTGCAGTACGTCAGCTTCAAG GTGGACAGCTGCACAGAATCTGCAGAGGCGGCCTGTGACATTCTCTCCCAGCTGGTGAACTGTACCATTAAGACCCTGGGGCTGATTTCCACAGCACGGCCCAGCTTCATGGACGTGTCCCAG GCCCACTTTGTGTCTGCGCTGACGGTGGTGTTTGTCAACTCCAAGTCCCTTTCCTCTATCAAAATTGATGATACACCAGTGGACGACCCGTCCCTGAAGGTGCTGGTCGCCAACAACAGTGACACCCTGAAGTTGCTGAAGATGAGCAGCTGTCCGCACGTCTCCCCAGCAG GTATCCTGTGTGTTGCAGACCAGTGCCACGGACTCAGGGAGCTGGCGTTGAACTACCATCTGCTGAGTGATGACCTCTTGCTTGCCCTCTCCTCTGAAAAGCACGTCCACTTGGAGCACCTGCGCATCGACGTGGTGAGCGAAAACCCCGGCcagacacattttcacaccatCAAAAGAAGCAGCTGGGAGGCTCTGGTCCGACACTCACCCAAGGTCAACATCGTCATGTACTTCTATCTCTACGAGGAGGAGTTTGAGCCCTTCTTCAGAGAGGAGACTCCAGTCACCCACCTGTACTTTGGCCGGGCAGTCAGCAAAGAGATGCTGGGCCGCATCGGACTGAACTGCCCTCggctggtggagctggtggtgTGCGCCAACGGCCTTGAGCCCCTGGATGAGGAGCTGATCCGCATCGCTGAGCGCTGCAAAAGCTTGACGGCCATCGGGCTCGGAGAGTGTGAGGTGACCTGCAGTGGCTTTGTGGAGTTTGTGAGGATGTGCGGGGGCAGGCTGACTCAGCTGTCGATCATGGAGGAGGTGCTGATcccagacagcagctacaacatgGAGCAGATCCACAGTGAGGTGTCCAAGCACCTGGGCCGCATGTGGTTCCCCGATATGATGCCCACATGGTAG
- the atp10b gene encoding phospholipid-transporting ATPase VB translates to MTWRSPVALVRDALRGQRAREKDLRNLVSNLPYEGLEKVKQPNRYFPGNAIKTTKYTLLLFIPMNLFEQFHRLANIYFVGLAILNFIPAVNAFEPGVALIPICVILSLTALKDAWEDFRRYQSDKKLNNTRCLIYSRKEKQFMERRWKDVRVGDFVKVGCNEIVPADILLLYTSDPSGVCHIETSNLDGETNLKQRRSVLCTTDPEFKPECFNSVVVCEKPNNNLNHFKCYVEKPDKEKVGAGIESLLLRGCTVRNTDHTVGFVVYAGHETKSMLNNNGPRYKRSKLERKLNIDVIFCVILLLTMCLIGALGHFLWLQALPGVPPYLVPDSNGHLDIPSLSGFYMFFTMIILLQVLIPISLYVSIELVKIGQIFFITNDADLFDDETDSRVQCKALNITEDLGQIEYIFSDKTGTLTENKMVFRRCSIMGTEYPHKENAIRLAVLEEPESEEDIIFNLQPQPLKTGWSMDTEDTNSEHSRCKSKVAGKAQSNVAFSSPLETEVNPDGKLLQQISRAESSSRKIDPYLDFFLALAICNTVVVSMATAQRQRVSGFSRSYETNNPLDTVSNLVKKSCSLRYIFTSWQRKSKRNRTISEDSIIEEDHFNPPAKTEGSVDTNGLQTCSLHAPSCDKPATTSDNLSYAAESPDEAALVYAAKAYGFILLARTPHSVTVRLPSGEDLVFEVLDTLTFDSTRKRMSVLVRHPITKEYVLYTKGADYAIMELLGAPYAEHLCGSQKKIAVDTQHHLDCYAKDGLRTLCFTKKVVSDKAYEGWSVNRQRALAAIDNREELVMDTAVQLEKNLSLLGATGIEDRLQESVPDTIVALREAGIQVWVLTGDKPETAVNIGYACRLLEEEDLVINMSCKNKLTCTSILDCTLEEVRRYSEDPRNVDITPNISLVIDGCTLTMALSSDLQDRFVDLAKRCRSVLCCRVTPLQKSKVVKVVREKLKVMTLAVGDGANDVNMIQAADIGIGISGQEGMQAVMASDFAISRFKHLKKLLLVHGHWCYSRLANMIIYFFYKNVAYVNLLFWYQFFCGFSGTAMIDYWLMIFFNLFFTSAPPIISGIMDRDVSAEMLLGVPELYKSGQGAGEYKLLTFWVSILDAFYQSLVCFFVPYLAYQDSDIDVFTFGTPLNTVSLFTILLHLSIEIKAWTVVHWVIMLGSVAVYFIVTLAYSGMCITCNPPSNPYWILQSQMADPMFYLICIITTVVALLPRYMFHVLRNSIAPSPLVQARHLDRLDPSTRDQWMKEWRSFRGTGQVKRSRLYPPPSSTLDNPVDIYPCSPTASDIMGDDFTLNVLTSNYQDPLQS, encoded by the exons ATGACGTGGAGGAGCCCAGTGGCCCTGGTGAGGGATGCTCTGAGAGGTCAGAGGGCGCGGGAGAAGGACCTCCGCAACTTGGTGTCCAATCTGCCTTATGAGGGCCTGGAGAAAGTGAAGCAACCCAACCGCTACTTCCCTGGCAACGCCATCAAGACCACTAAatacaccctcctcctcttcatcccaaTGAACCTCTTTGAGCAGTTTCACCGTCTGGCCAACATCTACTTTGTGGGCCTGGCTATTTTGAACTTTATCCCTGCAGTGAACGCCTTTGAGCCCGGGGTAGCTCTGATCCCCATCTGTGTCATCCTGTCTCTGACGGCCCTGAAGGACGCCTGGGAAGACTTCAGGAGGTACCAGTCAGACAAAAAGCTCAACAACACACGATGCCTCATCTACAGCAG GAAAGAGAAACAGTTCATGGAGAGGCGTTGGAAGGATGTGCGAGTGGGAGATTTTGTGAAGGTGGGTTGTAATGAGATCGTCCCTGCGgacatcctgctgctgtacaCATCAGACCCCAGCGGTGTGTGTCACATAGAGACTTCAAATCTGGATGGAGAGACCAACCTGAAGCAGAGGAGGTCTGTCCTGTGCACCACG GATCCTGAATTTAAACCTGAATGCTTCAACAGCGTTGTGGTGTGTGAAAAGCCCAATAACAACCTGAATCATTTCAAGTGTTATGT agagaaaccTGATAAGGAGAAGGTGGGCGCTGGAATTGAGAGTCTGCTGCTGCGAGGCTGCACAGTGAGAAACACGGACCACACTGTTGGCTTTGTGGTGTATGCAG GCCATGAAACCAAGTCCATGCTCAACAACAACGGGCCGAGATACAAGAGAAGCAAACTAGAGCGGAAGCTGAACATAGACGTCATCTTCTGCGTCATTCTGCTCCTCACCATGTGTCTCATCGGAGCACTAG GTCACTTCTTATGGCTGCAAGCGCTGCCTGGCGTGCCCCCTTACCTGGTCCCTGACAGTAACGGTCACCTGGACATTCCCAGTCTGTCTGGCTTCTACATGTTCTTCACCATGATCatcctgctgcag GTCCTGATTCCCATCTCCCTCTACGTGTCCATTGAGTTGGTGAAGATTGGTCAGATCTTCTTCATCACTAATGACGCTGATCTCTTCGATGATGAGACAGACAGCCGTGTGCAGTGTAAGGCCCTGAACATCACAGAGGACCTGGGGCAGATTGAATACATATTCTCAGACAAGACAGGCACCCTCACTGAGAACAAGATGGTGTTTCGTAGATGCTCCATCATGGGCACTGAGTACCCACACAAGGAGAACG CCATTCGCCTGGCTGTCCTTGAAGAACCAGAGTCAGAGGAGGACATCATCTTCAACCTGCAGCCACAACCGCTAAAGACTGGATGGTCCATGGATACTGAGGACACGAACTCTGAACACAGCCGATGCAAGAGCAAGGTCGCGGGAAAGGCCCAGAGCAATGTGGCCTTCAGCAGTCCGCTG GAAACTGAGGTGAATCCAGACGGGAAGCTGCTTCAGCAGATTAGCagggcagagagcagcagccgGAAGATAGATCCTTACCTGGACTTTTTTCTGGCTCTCGCCATTTGCAACACGGTGgtggtttccatggcaacagctcAGAGACAGAGG GTGAGTGGGTTTTCACGCTCCTATGAGACTAATAACCCACTGGATACTGTGTCCAACCTGGTGAAAAAGTCTTGCTCTCTTCGCTATATTTTCACCTCCTGGCAGCGCAAGTCCAAAAGAAATCGCACCATCTCGGAGGACTCAATTATAGAGGAGGACCATTTTAACCCTCCTGCAAAAACGGAGGGGTCTGTAGATACGAACGGGCTGCAGACATGTTCACTCCACGCTCCATCATGTGACAAGCCTGCCACGACCTCAGATAATCTGAGCTATGCGGcagagagtccagatgaggcaGCTCTGGTTTATGCAGCCAAGGCATATGGCTTCATTCTGCTGGCCCGCACCCCTCACAGTGTGACGGTGAGACTCCCATCTGGGGAAGATCTGGTGTTTGAGGTGCTGGACACCTTGACCTTTGACTCCACCAGGAAGAGAATGTCTGTTTTGGTGCGACACCCAATCACCAAAGAGTATGTGCTGTACACTAAAGGTGCCGACTACGCCATCATGGAGCTGCTTGGTGCTCCGTACGCAG AACATCTCTGTGGGAGTCAGAAGAAGATAGCAGTAGATACTCAGCATCACCTTGACTGCTATGCGAAAGACGGGCTGCGCACACTTTGCTTTACAAAGAAG gttgTGAGTGACAAGGCATATGAAGGCTGGTCAGTGAACAGACAGAGAGCTCTGGCTGCTATAGACAACAGAGAGGAGCTTGTTATGGACACTGCTGTGCAGCTAGAGAAAAATCTCTCCCTGCTAG GGGCGACGGGCATTGAGGACCGTCTGCAGGAGAGTGTCCCAGACACCATTGTGGCACTGCGGGAGGCAGGGATCCAGGTGTGGGTACTGACTGGTGACAAGCCGGAGACAGCTGTCAACATTGGCTATGCCTGCAGGCTACTGGAAGAGGAAGACCTAGTGATTAACATGAGCTGCAAAAACAAG CTCACCTGCACGTCGATCTTGGACTGCACactggaggaggtgaggaggtaCAGCGAAGACCCTCGTAATGTGGATATAACCCCAAACATCTCTCTGGTGATCGACGGGTGCACCCTGACCATGGCTCTGTCGTCAGACCTGCAGGACCGCTTCGTAGATCTGGCGAAGCGCTGCCGCTctgtgctctgctgcagagTCACACCCTTACAGAAGAGCAAAGTGGTGAAGGTGGTCAGGGAGAAACTCAAGGTCATGACCCTCGCTGTTG GTGATGGAGCTAATGATGTCAACATGATCCAGGCAGCTGATATCGGCATTGGGATATCTGGTCAGGAAGGCATGCAG GCGGTCATGGCAAGTGATTTCGCTATATCTCGCTTCAAACACCTGAAAAAGCTTTTGCTAGTTCATGGACACTGGTGCTACTCTCGACTGGCCAACATGATCATTTACTTCTTCTATAAGAACGTG GCCTACGTCAACCTGCTGTTCTGGTATCAGTTCTTCTGCGGCTTCTCTGGCACTGCCATGATCGACTACTGGCTGATGATTTTCTTcaacctcttcttcacctctgcGCCGCCCATCATCTCTGGGATAATGGACAGAGACGTTTCTGCAGAGATGCTGCTGGGTGTTCCCGAACTGTACAAGAGCGGACAGGGTGCCGGG gaGTACAAGCTCTTAACTTTCTGGGTTTCCATCCTGGACGCCTTCTACCAGAGTCTGGTGTGCTTCTTCGTTCCATACTTg GCTTACCAGGACTCAGACAttgatgtttttacttttggAACTCCCTTGAACACAGTTTCTTTATTTACCATCCTGCTGCATCTGTCAATAGAGATCAAAGCCTGG ACGGTGGTTCACTGGGTGATCATGCTGGGCAGTGTGGCAGTTTATTTCATTGTGACGCTCGCCTACAGCGGCATGTGCATCACCTGCAACCCACCGTCCAACCCGTACTGGATCCTCCAGAGCCAGATGGCCGACCCCATGTTCTACCTCATTTGCATCATCACTACTGTGGTGGCTCTGCTGCCCAG GTACATGTTTCACGTGCTGAGGAACTCTATCGCCCCCTCCCCGCTTGTGCAAGCCAGGCATCTGGACCGGCTGGACCCCTCCACCAGGGACCAATGGATGAAGGAGTGGAGGAGCTTTCGGGGCACGGGGCAGGTCAAACGCTCCAGGCTGTATCCCCCACCCTCTTCCACACTGGACAACCCTGTGGACATTTATCCCTGCTCTCCCACTGCCTCTGATATCATGGGGGATGATTTCACACTGAATGTCCTCACTTCAAACTATCAGGATCCTCTACAATCATGA